Proteins encoded together in one Triticum dicoccoides isolate Atlit2015 ecotype Zavitan chromosome 7B, WEW_v2.0, whole genome shotgun sequence window:
- the LOC119341568 gene encoding replication factor A protein 1-like, with amino-acid sequence MSGQRMSLLSQINDREMFWNAKVLVSRIWHYRGGTDEGAIMHIDIVVLDKEGTHMYGRIPTEPAIRLQDVLREGSVYLMKRFMCKPSKPTYRAVDSPFMMQFTRFTTVDPVVDDEEDFPYCTYSLMTFSDIPIPGPHTPHFIDVIGRIIVVTNIVVVHSQHQAGPSDTRTLVLQDQIGNEISLVLWGARAHEFEAEEVRAASESTAVIAIFVGTLPKAYRGIKGLSGSSACRWYIDEDLPEMNAFRASLAEGLPAVTAHIPGEQVIVPAPVREPPVELSVQELLALDPFDNLKKQFIVKVTITGLGSDNRWWFLSCRKCHKTAYTSGRQYRCSDYGCSSIIADPSYCVCTFGSDGANEAEFMFFDRAAKQVIGKPLMTLIHRKYPGFTSALDLAQIGGSDVGLPVEISRLVTQKYRLVVSISNKSFQPASTQLSFQVGRIDETFKPDLVPFAFVGASSASGASSSAEGSDMTVPIPTSFSIGSSILVVLPLDEMNTPISAFKGKGHAIVPKTPSRSPCPKSARRKLFIGPPKSKGTELPASVSNVTAQARKVVAVTQNEEIAAAGNVVQPTPMPTVGQETETTTAEDPKIIVPDPSKAKRTNNPTKGAGVPKKPKQ; translated from the exons ATGTCGGGCCAGAGGATGAGCCTTCTCTCCCAGATCAATGACAGAGAGATGTTCTGGAATGCTAAGGTTCTGGTGTCCCGCATCTGGCACTACCGAGGTGGGACCGATGAAGGtgccattatgcatattgacattgtGGTGCTTGACAAAGAG GGAACCCACATGTATGGCCGGATCCCTACTGAGCCAGCTATCCGCCTGCAAGATGTCTTGCGGGAAGGCAGTGTTTATCTAATGAAGAGGTTCATGTGCAAACCATCAAAGCCCACTTACAGGGCTGTTGACAGCCCATTTATGATGCAGTTCACTCGCTTTACTACTGTTGATCCTGTGGTGGATGATGAAGAAGATTTCCCATACTGCACTTACAGCCTTATGACCTTCTCGGATATCCCAATACCAGGCCCACACACTCCTCACTTTATCG ATGTGATTGGCCGAATTATTGTTGTCACAAACATTGTTGTTGTACACTCACAGCATCAAGCTGGTCCTTCAGATACCAGGACTCTGGTTCTCCAGGATCAAAT CGGAAATGAAATCAGCCTTGTTCTCTGGGGTGCTCGAGCCCATGAGTTCGAGGCAGAAGAGGTCCGTGCTGCAAGTGAATCCACAGCTGTCATTGCTATCTTTGTAGGAACACTGCCAAAAGCATACCGAG GTATTAAAGGCCTGAGTGGTAGCTCTGCATGCCGCTGGTACATTGACGAGGACCTGCCAGAGATGAATGCCTTTCGTGCTAG CCTTGCAGAAGGGCTTCCTGCCGTCACTGCTCACATCCCAGGAGAACAAGTGATTGTTCCAGCACCTGTTCGCGAACCTCCCGTTGAACTGAGTGTTCAGGAGCTGCTTGCCCTTGACCCATTTGACAACTTG AAGAAACAGTTTATCGTCAAGGTTACTATCACAGGCTTGGGCTCTGACAACCGCTGGTGGTTCCTCTCATGCCGGAAATGCCATAAAACagcctacacctccggaaggcagtACCGTTGCTCAGACTATGGCTGTTCTTCTATCATAGCAGATCCTTC ATACTGCGTGTGCACTTTCGGAAGCGATGGCGCAAATGAAGCAGAATTTATGTTCTTTGATAGGGCTGCAAAACAAGTTATTGGCAAGCCACTCATGACTTTGATTCACCGCAAGTACCCAGGTTTTACAAGTGCGCTTGATCTTGCTCAGATAGGAGGTTCTGATGTaggtttgcctgttgaaatttcccGCCTTGTTACCCAGAAGTATAGGCTGGTCGTTTCTATCTCCAACAAGAGTTTTCAGCCTGCAAGCACCCAGCTGTCCTTCCAAGTTGGCAGAATTGATGAAACCTTTAAGCCTGACCTTGTACCCTTTGCATTTGTTGGTGCATCATCTGCCTCTGGAGCATCGTCTTCTGCTGAGGGCTCAGACATGACAGTGCCCATTCCCACCTCTTTCTCTATAGGATCGTCTATACTCGTTGTGCTACCTCTCGATGAG ATGAACACTCCTATATCTGCATTCAAAGGAAAAGGACATGCTATTGTGCCTAAAACACCCAG CCGGTCCCCATGCCCAAAAAGTGCTCGCCGCAAGCTTTTTATTGGTCCCCCTAAGTCTAAGGGCACTGAACTACCTGCCTCCGTTAGCAACGTTACTGCCCAGGCTAGAAAGGTTGTCGCAGTTACCCAAAATGAAGAGATTGCCGCCGCTGGAAATGTTGTTCAGCCTACACCCATGCCAACT GTTGGACAGGAGACTGAAACCACAACTGCTGAGGATCCAAAGATCATCGTTCCTGACCCCTCTAAGGCCAAGAG GACAAACAACCCTACCAAGGGTGCTGGCGTCCCAAAGAAACCGAAGCAGTAG
- the LOC119338832 gene encoding uncharacterized protein LOC119338832 — protein MELVELRTTSLAEAMFDKLELPRPVYHVHMLEQGGYRAQIEFHRTREHYDASARRTKLLSHTCVSGEAAMDQAADQAITYMENNENKVLFDYNYYRLQQEKQSCARLSDTLSERTEEVNQRNQTIIQMTKEASNYLEEVHAASDKIHGLAATALDPAASLSLSTLKQTILAIQDSLVALQSTTAAARASLEEKGMYSEDDVAQPTYDGLSDEETDEDCHQDMDDDYAHYIKNIPLQSQIKNLTMEDMDIGIVCDDGSPGSTTSRTATPAPNENDYLIVIPYAHIFALMLKALKLPPATYYHKICPGGKNRVTVTFISSLELLDDALVPSSLSGAILDSYEDVEDSAAIEAIRYMENAYGKEMRDYHYTHVKKLENQVTHLVKWLVASNKTIKKLRKTCYYAVRYMSSYSAQIENTTTARHLKGRDSTKGVMKTALASIEGLTQRLRYIAMKFEQHLAATRNSFW, from the exons ATGGAATTGGTCGAGCTACGCACGACATCTTTGGCTGAGGCAATGTTTGACAAGCTTGAGCTCCCAAGACCAGTTTACCATGTGCATATGCTTGAGCAAGGCGGATATAGGGCACAGATTGAGTTTCACCGTACCAGAGAGCATTATGATGCTTCCGCACGCCGGACTAAATTGTTGAGCCATACATGTGTTAGCGGAGAGGCAGCAATGGATCAGGCAGCCGATCAAGCAATTACATACATGGAAAATAATGAAAACAAGGTTCTTTTTGATTATAACTACTATCGGCTGCAACAAGAAAAACAATCTTGTGCAAGGCTTTCAGATACCTTGTCAGAGAGAACGGAAGAAGTCAACCAGCGCAACCAGACCATCATACAGATGACTAAAGAGGCGTCCAATTATCTGGAAGAAGTGCATGCTGCATCAGACAAGATCCATGGTCTTGCTGCCACTGCCTTAGACCCTGCTGCCAGCCTGTCTCTTTCCACTCTAAAACAAACTATTTTGGCGATTCAAGATTCACTTGTTGCTCTTCAAAGCACTACCGCCGCTGCACGTGCCTCCCTAGAGGAAAAGGGCATGTACTCAGAGGATGATGTGGCTCAACCAACCTACGATGGGCTTTCTGATGAAGAGACCGATGAAGATTGCCatcaagacatggatgatgactacGCTCACTAT ATCAAAAACATACCTCTTCAATCTCAGATCAAAAATCTCACAATGGAAGACATGGACATTGGCATCGTCTGTGACGACGGTTCCCCAGGATCAACAACATCAAGGACAGCAACGCCTGCGCCCAAT GAGAATGACTATCTGATAGTAATTCCTTATGCCCACATATTCGCCCTGATGCTGAAAGCTCTAAAGTTACCCCCTGCAACTTACTATCACAAGATATGCCCAGGCGGAAAGAATCGTGTGACGGTTACTTTCATTTCTTCTTTGGAATTGCTCGATGAtgcacttgttccaagttctctgtCAGGTGCAATCTTAGATAGCTATGAAGATGTTGAAGACAGTGCTGCTATTGAAGCTATTAGATACAtggaaaatgcatatggcaaagaaATGAGGGACTACCACTACACTCATGTCAAGAAGCTTGAAAATCAAGTGACACACCTGGTCAAATGGTTGGTTGCATCAAATAAAACAATCAAGAAGCTGCGCAAAACATGCTACTACGCTGTTAGGTATATGAGCTCATATTCTGCCCAAATAGAAAACACAACGACTGCTCGGCATTTGAAAGGGCGGGATAGCACCAAGGGAGTTATGAAAACAGCGCTGGCAAGCATTGAAGGGCTGACGCAGAGGCTACGCTACATTGCTATGAAGTTTGAGCAGCACCTCGCAGCAACCAGAAATAGTTTCTGGTGA